One Eurosta solidaginis isolate ZX-2024a chromosome 1, ASM4086904v1, whole genome shotgun sequence genomic window, CCAAGAGTAATGCGTATCCATCCATGAATGAAATGTTCATAGCCCAGCCACAGAGTCTATCATTCTGTCGCCGCAATCATATGAGTGTATAACAAAATGCACTGAAGCCAATCAAACGAGGCCCCTTAATATACTGATCTAATAGTTTTAAAAAATCCTGGGTTTATTTTCATAAGTCATTGGCAGTGCATCCCTTTTCCATgccaagtgtgatatcttcgaCATAGGCGTCAAATTTACAAATAGAaaggatcacctgatttttaaagtaACTATCGCATTCTCATCCTGTATCTCTATCTATTACCCGCTGCAGATAGCTGGCGGTATGTGCcgtcatattgaacatcctgtcaaaacgctgccaaaacgaGAAAAATTAGCCCTCTGGAACAATATCAATATTGACGGGCATACGATCAACAGAACAAGATTCGAGACCTGGTTGAGTATACAAAATCTGGAGTAAGGGGTCTAAAACTCCCTTTTCGCTGTCTGAAGCAGAGATTCGAATAAGCCTTTGATGATATCTCGTCGGAGagcggaaaaagaaaaattttccaaaaattaaaattttcagagAATTTTGTACTGTTTCTCAAAAGTTTCTTTATGCGAAACTAACGGTTGTATACCGTTAAAAGCGCTGAAATGTTATTTGTTTAGTCATATACAAGTTGTGTTTTTTTATTAgacaaaactaaagttaaaggCAAATTTATTCTTCAACCTGTAGAAAAAGGGTTTTTGGCCCGTTATTCCAGATTTTGGAGATGTGTTCTAAATTCTGACTATGATGCAGTCATTTTAGATGCGACTATACCTACAATTTAAGTTTTGTATGGTAAAGAGGAAATGTAGTCATGAGTTGCCACATGATGTTTTGATTTTGGGCGAAATCATTGAAAACAAGGATCGTATCtccaaaaaaatccaaaatttgttGGTGTAGAAACTATGGAAATTATTACTTGACATTTGCTTATCTTAAGAAAAATCAAGAAAGGGCTTTAATTTGAAAGAGTTAAACGGGGATTGttcgtattgctttaaatgtatgaaaacatttatttgaacaaattttttaattttataatttatttaataatttgggaaaaatttaaacaacgtgacatcaggacggacaaggcgacagctgtttcgattgtaccttgtaaatctcttcaaagccttttctcccgggagtgggattcgaacccgcactcctacgatagttgaaatggttacaaacgcattcagctacgtcatgccttagttgttgtaatttgaattgcacaaacaaaaaaagtgtattttataataaaaaatatagtttttattgcccatttaatatatactagccggacacgtgcgcatcttgcgcaacaaatataaaattctcATATCAAGtttcaacagaaatcagctgttctatgtATCAaccaatcatctatcaataaaaacttatatGCGCTTCCggtgccatctggcgaatgttagcaactgccgttaatgcagtgttagttctaatcgaatattcacaatagtgccatagtacacgtagatttctttgtgttctcacaatcgtttattttcaacaaattattttaataagatatggataaacaaaagcactacgatcaataatgcccaaagctcgctaatagcacgattctccatctttacaacgaaaactttatttatagatttggattccaaataagagcgaaaaagggacctgcacataaaaacagcaattagaaataatatataagatatgcATTTCTAGGACTGTAGCGTTGTTCACTAACTTTTTAAACAATATTCGAAAGCGGTAACTTCAGTGTACACTTATTTCTTTGAGAataattccttaaaatacttacaATGTTTCTATTATTTTAGGATACATTTTGTCACTGACTCCTAATGACTTCGGAAGCACACTAAAATTTTGTAAGCTATAACAATCTCAAAATGTCCGTAAGTAAATACTGCCACGGTGAATATAAACTAAACAATCAACTTTATGGGATTATATTATAAACTTATATTCATTACCGTGCTTGGCagtttttacataaaattttatttgaccGGTAAGTCGGTAAGTATTTGGCGCAGTTCCATGATTATAGCTTTCTACGTAAAGGGGGTAATGACCAAAACTCTCTTATATGAACAGCTAattgtattgtaatgaattttggaaACATCCTCACTATTTCGCACCTGCTATTATATATCGAATCGccgaactatcgaataaataactcaaatattcagtatagaaaaatgtcctttatttacaactctactatACTACATCATTaaaatactcgcgtacttcacttgtagcttccctgcaaaaaattcTATTTGTCTAGGATGAGTCCGGGATGTGTCGCAAAGAAGTATGCGACTAATgctttgatctctttgtatgcgttggactgttcccttttgtttgagcatgtcctatgaagaaacTAATTGTAcctatttatacccgaacgaatGAAGACTAATCTCTTGTCTCATCAAAtagtgttagttttcgtatggtaccAAGTTATGTACATTTTCAAAGCAATACTAAAACTTGCAAAAATTTGTTAGATATatctatgtaaaaaaaattataacgtcGCCAACACATTCCAAGAGATATGAGTCGACGATAATGAAACATATGATCCAAGTCATTTAAGTTCTGTATAGGGCTCCACATTTTTCTTAACTACTAATAATCAATCACctttaatcttttttatttaactcactttaatttatgtttattaaaCTGGGCTACATAGATTTGAACCTGACAAATCCCAACTATACCCAAACGGGACTgcaggggatcaattatgccccaatgtagaATATCGGAGACCTCTCTCGTTAGGTattgtgaaatattctctttggtattagcttcgctgtttacatgtatgcgTGTGTGGTTGCTTTGATaattacatgtacatatatgcggCTGCTTGCTTTACTGGCCTAGATCAACTGATGCTTTGCAAAAAGTCTGATTATGTCAGCAATGTTACCCTTTTTCTCATACAGTGAGAAATTTTTTGTGAAAGGAACGTGAAAGcttatttattttcataaaaagaaatgtcaTAGCTCACATATTTCGTACAGCTTCGGTTTTAGAGAAAACCCTGCCACAAAATATCTTAATTTAAGTTATGTTAGGAAAGCCTGAATATGTCAGAGCCTCTTTTCAACTTTTCTACTATATGTATAATTCTGAGaggaaatatttatatataatttattattttcatcATATTCCATTTTTAGATACTCTTCATAACAGCAACATTTGCATTATCAAACTGTGGTGTTATTGGACCCTACGCCGGTCATTATGGGCACTATGGACACGACGGACCTGCACCGCTACATTATGCAGCCTATGCAGCACCAAATGGTCCACATTCAGGGCCATATGCAGCACCAGGTAAGTAATATTTGATATTTGGTCCCACTAAATTCGTGCCTCAGTTTGGTAAAGTTGGCTCTAGTTTTTAACAtaaaattcattcattcattaattGCTCTTAACCATCTAGGCGATTTTGGTCAATTCGCAACAAATCACGCCAGCTGTTCCTCTTTCGCTATAACTGACTCGAATTGCTATCCCCTCTTTACCTTGCTCCCAAATAAGGGTGTCGATAGGAACATTTTCGTGGCAGGAGCGTCTTCATCCATTCCAGATAAGCCTTTGGAATTTTATTCGGACACACGTACATGCCCATAAATCCTCCGGAGACATTTTTTCTCGAGCTCATCTCAGCTTCTTTCGACGCCGTACATGATTTCACCATCCTTGATTGTATAGTGTGGTTCTtcttcgtcgagagaggactttacttttcaattgcccactcAGTCCAAAGCAGCATTTCATTTATAAGCTGACAGATAAAACAAATCGAAGGTGTTCTTACTTGTACTCTTTATCTTTGGTAAAGAAAGCATCGGCGCTTCTTTTCctcttgtaaataaataaataaaaacaagtccTTAACGGTCTTCAATTAAATCCGTTTACCGGGATATACTCATAGCTGCCACGTAACTGCCTAATCAGATATCATTTATTTAGTGAACCGCTGCGTTGGATATTTCTTCCAGAGAGTCATAGACGGCTCGACCTAGATATTTTTCGCCACGTCCTCGCAGTTGCTAAACAGCGGAGAATTTATTGACTAGGTGGATTATCCATACAGTAAACGAAGCTGGGGTTGTCGATAATATAAAGGCAAACAGAATAAACTTCCAATTACCATATAAGAATAAATTTAGTAAGGCCTAACAGCATCGTGCAACGTTTGGAGTTAAAAATTGGGTAGAAGGACCCCGAAATCTGACAAAAAGAAGTGTCAGGCCAGCGGTTTCTTGGCTGAGATATTGGCTTGTTAATTCCAGGGACATCCCTATGCCCTGGGACCTAATCACTTTTTGTCCAAACATTGTTTGGTGCTACTGCGTGGGAAGTCAAGCAATCCTTTATAGCCCTCGTCCTCATAGAAGTAGAGATAAGTTATTTGATAGCCGCATAACTATCTGAAAAAGTAGTGAGTTCTATAACAGTTTAGACTGCGGATCGCATCCTTAATAGCAACTGAATATATTCACCCGGGAGCTGTCGCCCCTTGAAATATACCCCACATGATTTCCCCGTTCGGCTCTCACACTTGCTCACTAAGAGAAATCTTCGACCCAACATTTGCTACCGCATCACATTTCTCACTAAATACTTGCAACGGCTAAAGGCATTTCATGTGAAGACATAAAAAACTCACACATAAAGTCATTTTATCGACTCCCGCATTCGGCAGCAGATGGTGGGATTCCTTGAATGAGTTGTTAAAAACAAGTAGAGGAGACTTGACTTCATCTGGTTTTCCCCAATTGGCGCTCATTAATGCTTAAGTGACTCATATTGATAATCAGCATTGAAGTTTAGGTAAACTAATTATGGAGTGTAACTTCAAAACTGAGGgagttttttttaacaaaaacgcGAGATATTTTCTTAAAGCACAACTTCGGCGTTGGCTAGACCATGTATATAAGAGGGATTTTGGCACACTCTTTAAGCCGTCTGAACTGTGGTTTTGTAATTCTTGTATAATGTCTTTTCTCCACTCTTTCACTAAATTGCAGACATAATTTTTAATactattttttttgtactttgctATTTAAAATTTGCTTcacatttacaattttttttcggattccCACAGCACCAAAACCAGCAGCACCTGAGCCTTATGATCCTGCACCAAAATACTCTTTCGGCTATGACATTCAAGATGGCTATACAGGTGATTCGAAAAGCCAACATGAGACACGCCATGGTGATGTGGTTAAGGGCAGCTATTCTTTAGTAGATCCCGATGGCACTAAACGCACCGTCGATTACACTGCTGATCCACATAATGGTTTCAATGCTGTTGTGCGCAGAGAACCGATTGCATATAAGGCTCATGCGCATATTGCACCGGCACCAGCAGGTCCAGCCGCGCCAGTTAAAGCACCAGTTGTGTCATATCCCATAGCGGTTGCGCCATTATCACATGCTCCATCACCGGTACCGGCACCTGCACCTGCACCAGCACCTGCTCCTGCACCCTTGCCTGCTGCACCAGCTGGTCCATATTATCATGCCACTTATCCAGGTTATGCTCATAGCGCCGCCTATGCCAGTTATCCGATAGCAGCAGCTGAGCCTCACCATGGACATTATTATTCGCATTAAAATGGGGGTCAACTGATGTAATTATAAGAGGAAGCTTTGGAAGAGGCTCTGAAAGCTCAAAAAGGCTACTTATTTACATATTCATTTAtgctttcatatacatatatgcattatGGATAATTTTTCTGGTTTTATCTATCAGCTACTTCCTCTCTGTTTTTTTTTACTGTACtcatattaatatacatacatatttacatttatatAACGATgtttaaacacatacatatatcccatatacatatatacataaatattcgaTTTTTGCGCATATATTCTTATTGATTTGATTGCTCTTATTATTATTGACTATTCTTAATTAATTGATTATAACTCTGACACAGGAAagttaaataataattttattgtatGTAATGTAAATATAATTCCGTTTAACGGTTCATTCTGTATAGTAATTATCATTAAATACATATCTTTACACTGAGTATGTATAAAAAAAGGTCGTAAATACttaccatatacatacatacatacgaaaatGTGAGAGTTTAAACTCATATATTTTCTCCACTTTAATTCTCCCTCCTAATTTTACTCTCTTATGTTTATTCAGCTACAAAAAACGAATAACATGAAAATATTAgcattgtttttaaaaaaattgtttcgaaaaCGTGTGTGTTGTTGTTTTCTAAATATTAGTTTtaaatacttaaaataatttgaagtttttaattttgtatacatacatacatacaaatcatTAAAACAGGTACAAATGTATAAATAAGTATGAATATATATTGTGGACAATTGATAAGTAAATGCGTCTTTTCTTTTCCTTGGGAATGGGTTCGGTATTTCTTTGGGCagaaaatattgtggcgaatgttgacatcactaggctgtaaGTAAATAagcacgcaacaacaaaaaaaggacgtgtggcactcggggactgccgcggtaaagctattgcatattatcaacttatgcaattataatatttatgcaatattttgttttctttgatattaattcaagttaacatttttaagcgtggtgaccgataggaaaataaattttttacttttattgaataaatgagaagttaatatttaactttcactttaactttaattttatttttaactttaactttaacttttaatttaacattcactttaactttaactttcactttaacattcactttaactttaactttaactttaactttagctttaactttaactttaactgtaactttaactttaaatttaactttaacttttaccctaactttaactttaactttaacttcgactttatctttaactttcattttaactttaactttaactttatctttaactttaactttaactttcgctttaactttaacatacactttaactttaactttaattttaactttaacttcaactttaactttaactttaaccttaactttaattttaacgttaactttgactttaactttaactttaactttaaatttaactttaactttatctttaactttaactttaacttcaactttaaccttaactttaactttaactttaactttaactttcactttaactataactttaactttatttttaactttaactttaactttcgctttaactttaacattcactttaactttagctttaactttaacgttaactttaactttaactttaactttaactttaaccttaactttaactttaactttaactttaactttaactttaactttaaccttaccccgcgggggtatcggtcccctaccgggcgcctcctcaggtggtggatagaggaacgcttcccacaagacgggaggtactgagtgaattaagtactcagggcgaaccaaaacgagcaatccagtggaaaaatgggaatgtgttgctctaagggcaacacatcccaaagttccggtggaagggcgataggatgccgccctaaaataccccatcaagcatccacaggatcgagaccagtaagatcctgttgaccaaaactggaaatatgattatgaactgattgctacgggctggcgatgacgataggctactaccttagtaagcaagggtgacaccttgccgaaacggctggtaggttaatatcggcatcgtctccgtctcgttaaaaccttggcaggtcttcaagtacgttcgaagcacgtcgccattaagttggtggtgcaggctcagttgagacgactcctgactaacgctgtattctggctctgaacacagactcccataaggacctgtgtcaacccacgcgtggcctccctgcttctgcaaagataaccacgggaattgaagacggcgactgcacatcgtgcggagatagcggcttgaagcggagacccaatagaacaaatgagcaacaaaataaaaacaacaaaggaagataaaagtagagaaagcgagaaagaaagggcgatgaagcggtgttcaagaagagcactaaagtgctgagatcgccggttttaacaacccccgctaaagcgaccttgtcggtaatgcccacacaaggcaccgaatcggcggaaaagacaaaggcagcgaaagcacagctgcgcaataaccccagccagtcaacacctgctactgcaagggaaaaagcgtcggtcagctcacccaatgtcgttgcacagcgcgctgttgggaaggagaaacgtgcgactccgccaagaggctcactctcatacacaagcctcgaagggaagagccaagacgaactgctggagtacgcggtatcagtgctgcgcgagatgcaggaaaccgctctcaagcagaagaccgtgtccaaggacataaaaaccggtatggctcttctcgaggaagcgttaagctgcatgggatcgttaagggcccaaaaggtagatgagagcagagaatcgggccgaaaaagcaagagggcacgaacgagctcagattcccactcggaggacttggaagccaaaaagaaacgaaatgaaagaacaaatacgctttcacaaggtgagtcttggtccaatgtagcgcgccggaggctgaaacagcgggcccagccagccaagcaggcaacccccgtccaagctcctaaagctcaaaaacgggcgagaaagaggagacaagcagcaacttttgtggtaaaacctgtggaaggcaaaagctatgcccaggtactaggggccatacgcggccagctccgccctaatgacacaggtgcggtggtacggtcagtacgaaaaaccaaatctggtaacgtactgattgaaacggcgcgctgcagtgaccagacggccttcagagcagctataggtagtgcagtaggagaggtcggtgaagcacaacagctctccaagcggatgaagttggaagtacttggcatggactgtctcacaactgaaacagaaatccaagacgcaataaggagggaggtcggaaaagaagaaatgactagacctctccgtgtctctgtgttcgcagcaaaccaaagagaacagaaaatggcggtcgtcgaagtggacgagaatattggcaacgccctactcaaaaaaggtaaaattccgatcggatgaatacagtgccgaatcagacagcgagcagaagtacaacgctgctttaggtgtctcggctacggacaccggaaggcagaatgcaagggtccagacaggagtaacgcctgctggaagtgtgggcaaagcggccacaaagcttcggcctgtaccgcagctccaaaatgttacctgtgtaatacacagaagctcgatcatgtccctggatctggagcatgcagcattttcagagcggcactcgctgttgcaaaggccaaagtctcaattcaatagtgattagttttatccaaggcaacctaaaccggagcagacttgctgatgagctactacaacagttggtcttagaccataaagctaacagcgttatcatcagcgaaccctatagagcccgaaatgattggcatatagacaacaccggcaccgccgcaatctggatgacagatgcaaacgccaatattgtgaaccgtgttgccggacaaggctacgtccgcctaactacgaataataccacaatagtaagctgctacttgtccccgaatgatcccattcaaacgttcagggagaagcttgaacttattgaagacgacctgagggacttaactagtaacctggttgtggcgggagactttaacgcaagagccgtcgaatggggaatgccgcagactaacacccgtggaaggttagtccttgagatggcagccaggctcggtttgaacgtgcttaacactggtacgacccctacataccgacggccaggctttggatactcgatccccgatgtaacactagtgtcagaaagcctgctgctgaccgctgctggatggagagtcatagaggatctgactggcagcgatcacaactacatcactttccacctaaacgatcccggtcagaggcagattccgaacgggccacgcagaacaaaagcatgggacgcatccaaggtcgactctgccacgttctccgcatcagtactgggggatgcccgacggataatcaacaactccagtccgacggaagagacggttgaaaagacaatgagctgtcttcgccacgcttgcaacctctctatgccacggaggggagtgtggaggggtaaaaagcaggtatactggtggaatagcgaaatcgcggagctgcggaaaatatgccacaggatgcgaaggctagcaactcgcgcgcgcggcaggcctgaggctctagaaaagtcggaagcgtacaaaggagcgaagaaagctcttagtgctgccattaagcaaagcaagcttaagtgctggaaagcgctttgcgaggaagtggatcgagacccatgggggcagggatataagatagtaatgaagaagttccgtccgccaaaccagctgatggacgagaaccaaataaggaacattgtggatggcctgtttcccacccaactgcctagggagggcgggtacgttacccatgaagatcgcaacgtggaaccattccaagaagaagagcttaaaactgccgtgcgaactatgaaacctaggaaagcatctgggcccgacggaatacccgcggaggcaattagactagctgcaaacgactgcccagaacttatgttgcacatgtacaacaaatgtctcgaagaaagaattttccccaccatatggaagacagcacgactggttctcattccaaaagggaaaggagatcccaactctccatcatcctaccgtcccctatgtatgttggacacagcagggaaattgatggagagtctcctgaagcaacgcctcaccagagcgttacaggacgccggaggactgtcgcccagacagcatggttttcggagggggcactctacaatggatgccatagcagaagttatagacgcagtcaagaaagccgagacagcgtgccacagagcaagacctatagtgttgctggtcacgctggacgtcaaaaacgcttttaactcagctaggtgggaggacatgcttgaggcactagaaagcattttcaaagtaccgcaatatttgttagaaattttaagggactacctaagagagaggtatctaatatatgaaagtactcacggtcaaaaaaaggtaaaaataacaggtggagcagcccagggttcggtactaggtcccgatctctggaatataacttacgacagtcttcttcggttagacatgccagaaagcaccttcctcgttgcatttgcagacgacgtggcagctgtgataacagcaccaagctgcgagctggcacagctaaaattaaaccaggtcatgcgtaatgtaaataggtggatggctgagcacggtctccagttagcaacagccaaaacggagatcgtcatcctcacaaagagacgtattcccactaccaggaacatgatggttggggaccagccaatagaaacactcgcttcagcgaaatatctgggagtgaggttagacagcaaactcaacttctcggatcacatacgagggacctgcgaaagagctgcgcgcataatagcgcagttgagtagattaatggcaaacacaggtggcccaaaaccatgcacaaggaagttgcttgcatcagcctcggattctatactcttatatggtgcagaaatctgggcggacgcaatgaaataccggaagaaccgagtcgccctcacctcggtccaacgcagaggggcgctgcgaatatcttcggcttaccgcacggtctcagctgaagctgtcctggtcgttgcgggaaccataccgatatatcttctcgttgaggaaagaaaaacaatatatgacaacggatcgcaagcaagtagagctgctgttgccatgcaggcgcgagaagaatcgatccgacgttggcaagatcagtggagcaacagcatcgtaggaaagtggactagggaactaatccctgaacttgatccatggttgaagcgaccgcacggagaggtagacttttacctgacccagtttctaacgggacatggttacttccgcaaatacctacacagaatgggtaaggttgatagcccgagctgtctgtactgtggggaaatagacgatgtacgccacaccttcttcgaatgcaggcacttctcccatcagcgaaggagggtagaagaggtacttggcgacctatccccgggcagtgtcattaataacatgacctgtcgaagagacagatgggatacggtcagcacatatgtgaggcatatacttaccagtaaacgagaagacggatgcctagcccattagcgtgagagtagccttagagctcacgtagcgcgcacccgtacccgaagtaatgctaaacgcggtcccaggtacggggatttgcgcgggccgtgggaggttaggttttagtgggtaggccttcatggcagaagggagtcctacactcggagagtctcgcagtgaggcttaaatatcccggtcagtgcataaagcatttcctccttccacgaaacacaaaaaaaaacaaaaaaccttaactttaactttaacttaaactttaactttaactttcactttaactttaactttacttttagctttaactttcgctttaactttaatattcactttaactttaaccctaactttaactttaactttaactttaacttaaactttaactttcactttcactttcactttaactttaactttatttttaactttaactttcgctttaactttaacattcactttaactttaactttaactttaactggcatcatcgccataaacaaagtccaattttcacaactattctgtaacagatgtcgcagtgctgtgaatatcaattggcaagaaccagaattgaagtaggaataatgaagacaaacaaaaaaccgctgtggtggctgaatggttatagcagcggcgcctaaacgttgccgatgaaggaatttagcagttcccgaaatggatctatacaacgagctttggcagttgtctaaattttt contains:
- the Cpr92A gene encoding larval cuticle protein A3A isoform X2, translating into MSILFITATFALSNCGVIGPYAGHYGHYGHDGPAPLHYAAYAAPNGPHSGPYAAPAPKPAAPEPYDPAPKYSFGYDIQDGYTGDSKSQHETRHGDVVKGSYSLVDPDGTKRTVDYTADPHNGFNAVVRREPIAYKAHAHIAPAPAGPAAPVKAPVVSYPIAVAPLSHAPSPVPAPAPAPAPAPAPLPAAPAGPYYHATYPGYAHSAAYASYPIAAAEPHHGHYYSH
- the Cpr92A gene encoding larval cuticle protein A3A isoform X1 codes for the protein MLMLKILFITATFALSNCGVIGPYAGHYGHYGHDGPAPLHYAAYAAPNGPHSGPYAAPAPKPAAPEPYDPAPKYSFGYDIQDGYTGDSKSQHETRHGDVVKGSYSLVDPDGTKRTVDYTADPHNGFNAVVRREPIAYKAHAHIAPAPAGPAAPVKAPVVSYPIAVAPLSHAPSPVPAPAPAPAPAPAPLPAAPAGPYYHATYPGYAHSAAYASYPIAAAEPHHGHYYSH